The following is a genomic window from Actinomycetota bacterium.
TCAGCCGGCTGTCTCGCGCCATCTGAAGCGGATGAAGGAGGTTGGTCTCATTGGTGATGAGCAGGACGGCCACTGGACCAACTATTTCTTGCTTGGCCTAAGGGAGGAGCACAAGCCCGTTTTGAGCTACGTCAGAGAGTGGCTTAAGCAGAGCGAGCTTGCCAAGGGCGATCTTTTGAGGCTTGAAAAATTCGACAGATTTCATAGCTGTAGAGATTTGCCCGAATAAAACCACCAACACTACAAGGAGGACGAAATGGCAAAAGAGAACGAAACTGCGTCAACCAAGAAGGAGGGTTTCCTTTCCAAATTGATAGGCAAGATGGATAAGAAGCTTGAGGAGAAGGCAAGCGATTGCTCCTGCTGCTGCTCATCTGGTTGCTTAGATGATCCAAAAGATCAAAATGACGACAAGGATAATAAATGCTGTTAAAGCTGGTGGAATGGCTTGTTAATGATATATTTGGACTTAAGGCCAAGGCCGCCGAGATCGCCAGCTTTTTTCTCTATGATTCAATAAAGATACTCTTTCTGCTCTTTGTGCTCATCTCGATCATTGGCTTTGTCCGCACCTATCTTCCCCAGGATAAGCTGAAAAGCTGGATGAACAGAAGGGGGCTTGCCGGAAACTTCTTCGCCTCCCTATTTGGGGCAATAACTCCCTTTTGTTCCTGCTCTTCGATCCCGATATTTTTGGGCTTTTTGGAGGCCGGAGTGCCGCTTGGGGTGACATTCTCTTTCCTCATAACCTCGCCGATTATAAACGAGTATCTGGTCATCCTGATGCTCGGTTTCTTTGATTTCAAGATAACCGTAGCTTACGTGGTAAGCGGTCTTTTGATCGGGACGGTTGCCGGATCGGCCTTGGGCCGGATGAACCTAGAGGAAGAATTGGTGTCAGACTTTGCGGCCAAGAGGAGTGATGAATCCTGTTTTAGGGCTGAAGAATACCCAAACTTTGCTAGCCGAGCCAAATTTGGTCTAAGTGAGGCCAAGGATATAACGGCCAAGGTCTGGCTCTGGGTTCTCTTTGGTGTCGGGATCGGAGCCCTTATCCACAATTTCGTGCCCGATGAGGCGATTCAGCTCTTGATCAGCAGGACAGGTATCTTTTCGGTGCCTATTGCG
Proteins encoded in this region:
- a CDS encoding metalloregulator ArsR/SmtB family transcription factor — encoded protein: MDELAKLFKTLSDVNRLRIFALLSERKMCVCELAFALGVTQPAVSRHLKRMKEVGLIGDEQDGHWTNYFLLGLREEHKPVLSYVREWLKQSELAKGDLLRLEKFDRFHSCRDLPE
- a CDS encoding permease, translating into MEWLVNDIFGLKAKAAEIASFFLYDSIKILFLLFVLISIIGFVRTYLPQDKLKSWMNRRGLAGNFFASLFGAITPFCSCSSIPIFLGFLEAGVPLGVTFSFLITSPIINEYLVILMLGFFDFKITVAYVVSGLLIGTVAGSALGRMNLEEELVSDFAAKRSDESCFRAEEYPNFASRAKFGLSEAKDITAKVWLWVLFGVGIGALIHNFVPDEAIQLLISRTGIFSVPIAVLIGVPMYGSCAAIVPIAVVLFQKGIPLGTALSFMMAVSALSLPQAVVLRRAMKLKMISIFFAITTVAMIFTGYMFNFLQRALV